CTTACAACTGCTATCTATGTCATAGTAAGAACTTTCTCGGTCTAAAATCCTCTCCTCCAGGCCCAGCATTAGTTGATACAACACTTGTGATGGAACTTGCATTATTTATCCTCTTCCTTTTTTGCAGGTCTCCCTCCGGATTTTTGAGTTAACCAATACACTAAAGACAACTTTTGTACCTACAAAAGATAATAGACGGTTGTTGCATAATTTCCTTGCTGGAGCTGCAATTTCTGTATGTTTGTATTGCATCTCGTTGGTTGTTCTTCTCATCCCTCATTAAATGGTAAGCCCATGTTCTACAATGCGTCCTCCTATACTCAAAAATCCAGAAATGCTggaatttggatttttttcagTACTGATGATTATCACATCGTCATATGTCTAATATTAGAGATTTGTTCAAACTCCATATTCATCAAGTTTTGTTAATAATTTGCATATTGACTTGTCGTGATGTGGGACTCGGTATTGTTAATTAGTTTTGCAGGCCAAACTAGTGAATGAAGACTGAAGACATATAGAAAGGAATTATATTGAATTTTTGCTTTTCGACTAAAAGGGAAGACTTATTGGAGGGAAACCGCTATTGCTTTCAGATAGAATTATGAAAACAAGAAGTCTGGTGATTGAGGGGGAAAAAACCCTCAGTTGCTTCCAAGGTGGATGAGTTAGTTGCCAATTGTGTCTCCCTGGAGTTTCGTAGAGCCCTTTAATTTTACAGGAAAAAATTTTGTAATATTGTCATCATGTATCATTTCATTCTTTTGTTATCCCATCCCCTCTCTCAAATGAGTGAAGAAAATGACGGTTCCTGTGCATAGAGATGTGTCATCTGATGATCAGCTGAACTTTATTATTTCTAATGCATTCATCATTTTCACTTCTCTCTTCCTCTTGCAAGCAAAAATACGGTGAGTTTAGAATGTTTTAGAGGCAGATATCTTATCTCTAGTATTTCATTGGCATCTAACTCCCCCAGGATGGTACTTAACCTGATGACTGGTCGGCACAAATCTACTACTAACCGTGTAAGTTTAGTCATGTGGTTACGATTGCAAATTAGAAGGGGTATGCCCTCACCAACTGTTGTGGGTAAGCGATCGGTACCCTGTTGTTAGAGATTGCCAACCACCGAAGGTAAGCGATTACTAACAAAAGGAGTAGGTGATCGCTTTCTGCCAGAATGCGACCATTATCGTTTGGTTAGCGATCACTTTGCTTTATACGCTAAGCGAATGGCTAAACTTACCCTCTGATATTTTGTTTCTAGGTAAGAACATCTTCCAATAGATGTTCTTGGTTGGCTCTAAACCCACAAAAATATCCCTATTTCAAGCGAACTATTTATTTTACTAATTGATTACTTCATTGAATGTAAAGATTTTATTTATGCAATACCTCAAGGTGAAATCAAAACTTGTAGAGAAGCTGAGAGTGATAGACCGAGATGATTAGAGTGATTGATTGAGGCGTTTACTTGTTCTATGCTTGTTATCAACAACATTGACAATTGATGGTACACGGTTAGTGAAGAATAAATATTAATAGAGAATAGATTGGAATATCGAAGTTGTATTCAATGAAGTAGGTTGGTTgttgaagaggaagaagaagaaatgcagAGAGAAGGAATTGAAAAGTGAGGACATACTGAGTCACTGATTATTTCATATCTCAAAGCGGTAAAAAGgcactttttttttcataaaaaagttTAATGAAGGTTTCCTTCGATCCACATTCCTTAAAGAGAAAGTAATGAAACTAAAGTATTTCTCTTAAGAGTTCACTCCCTTCTCTctcattttcctcttttttgAGTTCAACATGTTGGGCAGAGAGTACAAATCTTTTATATGAAAGGTCTTAACCAATtgaattatgtttaagtttacccttctatatatatttaaagtgTACCACAAgtgaattaaattttaataaattctttATAAATTAATCATAAAACCACCAACGCTGCAAATAGTAAATTACGTGCTGTTAGTTCTAACTAATTAAATGTCTCTCTTATTTGCTAAGTTTGATTTACTGAATTTACTAAATCaatcataattaaatcatacagTTAATactaattttatgaaatttgatcCGTTTCTCTTAATTACCTATTTtaaccaataataataataaaaaaaaaaaattcaagacttCAATTGCAACGGAATTTACAACctttttaacatatataaatataaatataaatgtcaagatgaaaaaaatgatatatttcgcaaattttccaaattttaaatgCTCGCCGccagagatgtccacggggtgGAGAGGGCcggggatgccattccccatccTCGTCCCCGCTCTCCATTTCATTCCTCATCCCCATCCACGGGGACGGGATTTTTcccgttattttttttttttgtaaaaaggtaattaatttaaattattcaaattttggcctaaaaaaactaattaattttttagtagaaagaaataaatataaattaaattattcacatatataatctaaatttaaaccttcaatttaaacatatttattatgtttcctaatttgaaatttaaatgtaatatttatataataataataataacataacattagataactatactaaataaatatgtaaaagataATCAGGATGGGAGTGGGGTTGAGGCCGGGGCGTTCCCCGTCTCCGTTTAGCTCAAGGGAAATTTTTTTCCCCACTCCTCTGCCTAATCGGGAAATCCCCATCCGAAACGGGCCCCAGGGCCGGACATCTCTACTCGCCGATTCAGTTAAATCAAACAAAGCGCATCACTACCGTTGGATCGAGATAAGGTTTTGTGATGCGACGCTGATACTTTAAGGTGTTTTGGCCTTTGGGTTGGTCGCACGTGCGGTAGAGAAGTTTCTCACGTATACGAATACGTGATGCGTACATTTTTGTGCACTTTCTCGCTTTCTCAAGTTTCTCGCTGTGATTCATTGGAAGTTGAAATGAAATGAACTGAACTCACGCCGAACCGCGGGATCCCTCCATCGCCACTCTGAATGATCAGGTATTTCCTCGATATGCGAGCTCGATGGAAATGAAGTCTAGGCGAAGCAATTGTTTGatatatctttctttctttgagGATTCAATGGTATTGAGACTTTGAGATAGCAGAGAGAGCTTTCGGTTATTGGAAGTTTGAGCGTAATGGCAATGAAGCTCTCGACGTTGTTTCTGAGCTCTGGCTTTGGTTCTTTGAATGGAAAAGTATTGGATAAACCACAGTTTCCTTACTCTTCTCGTTGCTTGCTTAATGCCTCATGTAAAATGCGACCTCGCCGTCTCAGGTGCTGTTTTCAATCTTTTTTGCTACTTAATCTTGTTTCTTATTGATCTGGACGTCTGTAATTTGTTGGAGGTTAGGATTCGACGCTTCGTTGTATCTCGTTTATCTGTCTCCACTGGATTTCCGCTGGACTCTGATTGGATTCTTGATTTTCATTATAGTTTTGTTTGCTAACATACCTTTATTTCGCGTGTCTCGTTTATCTGAAAGTACTTTCTTATTCttaactcttatttatttatttatttttgaaaattttgcaaaTGCTATGATGGTTAACAGGCTGTTAGCGGAATTGATGTTTTTGAACTTAATCTtatgaattaaatattgaatagtGAGAAACTGGGGAACATCGGAGGTTAGCTATTGTATGCTTTATAATCTGTAGGCGGAGTTCCCAGTCAAATAGTTTCTGTGATTGAgatattctttttcctttttttttccctctttctaATTCAAATCAATTGGAGAAGTCTCCTCTGGATGTCCTTGTCATTAGTTTCCTTTGTAATTGTGGTCTTCACTCTTCATGAAAAcgagaaaaatgaaaacgaatATCACATAGCTAAAAACCACAGAATGGTTTCCAATATATTACTCAAAGAAGTTTGGCTACTGGATTCTTGCTATATAGAGTGCAGTTTCCTTCCACCAGCGTCATCGATCCACGTTAGCAATCCAAAAGAACTGGAAGCTCAAAATGATCGGTCAAAGTTCTCATTAGATTTTGCTTTTATGTCAGATAACACatggtaatttttagatttttgaaaGCCTCGGGGGAGCTGCACATGTGAaaagttcttcttcttcttcttttctttttttttttttttNNNNNNNNNNtttgtaaaaaaaaaaaaaaattattatgacAAAAATATAAAAGGTACAATGCATTTCCAGCTCTTGTATTTTAGCTCTTCTGATGTTCTggttaatacattttttttcctctggTAATGATTTAGTCATTATAGCTTTAGAAGTATAGCTATCTAGTTCTGAATTTCAATAGGCCTTAATGTGATAATGGGTGTATTATGAGCTACCTTGAGGATTTGATGTAGCATCATATGTATAAGATTAGAAAGATGCTAATATGAGCATAGTACAAATAGTCAAGACATTAGTAAACTCCCTAAAGACTAGAGGTTCAAATCTTCATCTACTCACCTCGTTTGAACTTCAGAAAGGCGGAAAAAAGTTGCCAGCATATGTAATTGGACCATATTGAGTTTGGATTGTGGGTAACCAACCAGCTTCTTTTATTTGGCTCAATGACTTGTGCATGTGGTTGTGGCATGGTGTCTTGTTTGTCTTAGATGAACATGGGTTTTATCTTCAAACCAATTAATAATGAGAGGAGTAATCTAGGTGTGTTTTAGAGACTGTGAGGTTCTTCCATTTTCTCAATGTGGGATCCTCAACATGCTCCCTTAAGATAGTGCCTCTTTGGGTTCACCACTGTTGCGGGCATGTTGAGAAATGGAATCTTGACCAAAAGCCTTTCATTTTTACATTCTTGGGGTTGGTTGTTGGTGTCACCTTGCTGGTATAGGTCGTCCTTATGGTTTTTGATGAAGATTATCATTTTGATTACTTTTTGTTTGCGCTCATCAACTATGTACTATAAGATGTAAAACCAGTTGATCCAACTATCTATCCATTGTACCCATTATACATTCAACTTTGTCAGCAACGTCTAGTTGATGTTCTTGGTGAGAAATGGCTTGCAGATTTTGGTGGAGTTCCACTTCCACTTTAGACTCCCTGCCAGATTGAATTGTCTCTCTTCCGAAGGTGGTTGTCCTTTTTCCAACCATCAAGCTCTCTCATGAGGGTTGCCTAGTACTAATTTGGTGTAAACCCTAAATGTGATTTGTTGATGAGAAGAATGTGCCTTTTAGCATTTCTCGAACCTCAAACTAGAgctgatatatatatatatatatatttttattgatagatGAAAAATAATAGTTGAGTTCTATTGTCCGTCTGTATGTTGCGATAGATACAAGGTTTTCCCAGTTTCTTGGACATTCTATATTCAATTAATagcatataaatataaattctgTACAGTTCTCGGCACAAGAGGAAGCATTTGAAGAAAGCCTCCTATGAACATCTGTCAGTGCATGCTAATTTCAATCCAAATGATGATGAGGAGTCTGGCACTGAGAATGTGGTGGAGGGAGTTCCAATTTTGAATCAGGAGAGCTTGTCTAGTGCTGTTTTCAACACTAGTTCAGCTGTGCAGCATGACACTGAGAAAGAAGTAAGTGTATGACTGCTTCTGTTGAAATTGAACCTTCGGTAAAGTAACTGCACTTGCTGATGATTGTTGTCATGTTTACATTTTTGATCTTCCAATGGAATTGATGCTAGAGAGAGGGAAGAatcttaagggaaaaaaaaatcttgagcCCATGCATTGATTTCATTCGGAAGTAATATAAAATTCCAAGTCCAACGTGATAGTTCTTGATTAGGTTATTTTGAGAAAGCAGTTCCACGAGAAACTCAATACATTATGTTATGGATTACAAGAACCTTGAGGGGAGTAGTGACCAGATGGACTTTTCATTTCCATATTTATATAAGataattcttttatttcttaTCAATGTCTTATTTTCAAAGGACATAACATTGGCGACATTTTCTGAACTTAATAAAGGAAGGTCCTGGATGAGAATCAGCAGGAGAACTTTTTGATTTCCCTGCATACCTGGGTCACTCTGTTCAATAGCAACATGGAGAATTAGCTGCTTCTGAAACTTTTCTGATTTGTCTTCCAACAGTTCTACCTTCTCCTGGGTGGCAACTTTAATTCAAGCATCggttctgatttttttttttttcagtttcaaccaagcccaagttcATTGCCTTGCAGATCCTGAAGAAACGTTTGCTGAGGAATTGCGGAGAGAGATGAATGCTTGGAAATGCAATTGGCAGAAACTGATATCAAATTGAAGTTGCTGCCCAGGAGAAGGTACAAAGGGAACTGCTTGAAAACCACCTGGAAAGTTACAGAAGCAGCTGAATTTCAATGGTGGTAGTGGTACTGAACAGAGCGACCTTGATTTGTGTGCTGCATGGAAATCAGAACAATGTTCTTATGGGTTCTCCTATAAAGACTTTCATTTATTGTCTTGTCTGGATATTTGATAACTGAAGCAGACAATTGAATGCGAGTCTTCTGAAATTTCAGACCAGGAAAGTTGACACTGAAGGGCTGAAGAAAGGCGTTCAACTCGAAGATTTGATTGGGATGATAAAAAATGCAGAGAAAAGTggggttttcttttttcccttatAATGTCAAAAACTTTTATTTGGCTATGCTCTTTCTTTAACCTACTGTATGAAATTGTGGTTATCTTATAGATATCCTTCTACTTAACCAAGCCCGGGTTCGCACCCTCAAAGATCTTGAAAAAATCCTTGCTGAGAAGGAGGAATTGCAGAGAGAGATAAATGGCTTGGAAATGAGATTGGCAGAAACTGATGCTCGAATTGAACTGGCTGCCCAAGAGAAGGTACACGAGGAGCTGTTGGAAGACCAATTCGAAAAGTTGCAGACACAGCTAAATTTCAGTAGTGGTACTGAACAGAGCAATGGAGGTATGCATGGAAATCTGAACAATGTTCCTATTGATTCTCTTACTAAAGAGCTTCATTTACTGAGATCAGAAAATGTTATCCTGAAGAATGATATACAAACACTCAAAGAAGAGTTGTGTAATGTTAAGAATGCTGATCAACATCTGgaatttttggaaaaagaacGGTCAGTTTTGGAGTCTTCGCTCAAAGACTTGGAATCTAAGCTGTCAACCTCTCAGGAAGATGGTTCAGAATTGTCTTCCCTGAACGCTGAATGTATGGACTTGAGGAAGAGGGTAGAAGACTTGCAAGTTTTGCTAGATAAGGCAACCGAGCAGGCAGATCAAGCTATTCTTGTTTTGCAACAAAACCAAGAGCTCCAAGAAAAGGTCGAGAAATTGGAAGAGTCCCTTGAAGAAGCTAACGTCTTCAAATTATCTTCTGAAAAGTTTCAGCAAGATAATGAACTAATGCAACAAAAGATAGATCTATTGGAGGATCGCCTTCAAAGTTCTGATGAGGAATTACAGTCTTATATCAAATTATATCAGGAATCTGTGAAGGAGTTTCAAGATACACTGGATACTATCAAAGAAGCAAGCAAGAAAACAGCTATAGATGAGCCTGTAAATGATATGCCTTTGGAGTTTTGGAGCCGTTTATTGCTATTGATAGATGGTTGGTTACTTGAGGAAAAGATATCGAGTGATGATGCTAAACTGTTGAAGGAGATGACATGGAAGAGGGATGCACGCATATATGATGCTTATATGGCTTGCAAGGAAAAGAATGAACTTGAGGCTGTGGCTTTGTTTCTTAATTTGACATCTTCTCCAAAACGGTACATAACTATAATTTAGAATATATTGCCTCAGAAGAAACTGTTGTTTAATCAGTATTCTTGTTAACTGTAGTTCAGGACTCTATGTCATCCACATTGCAGCAGAAATGGCACCAGTCGCTAAGGTGAGTTGTTAGCTCAATAGTTCTTGGGTTTTACCAATCTACTTGAGAACAAAGATGAACCTTAGAAATTCTCTTGCTTGCACTCCTATGCTTTCAATATTTCACAAACCCTCCTTTTATCCCGATTTGCTCTATTCTATTGCGTTTCTTAGCAAACAGGACTGGAATTATCCTCCTTTGGTTGCTATTGAATGTGAACATTTTGGCATTAaagtaaatgcaaaatacaGTGTCAATTTTCTCAAGGGGGGAAGGCATTTAAAATGCATGACAtctttatttatgtttttatcgaaGTTGTTTTCacactttattttctatttGTGGTTCAAATGTACTGAGCATGTGCAAATGAAAACCCAGATCTTGTAaagtggttttttatttttatgttaagAGTAAAAGTAGTTTAAGGAATGACATTTCTTTTGAAGGTTGGTGGTCTGGGTGACGTCATCACTGGTCTCAGCAAAGCGCTGCAAAGGAGAGGGCATCTTGTGGAAATTGTTCTTCCTAAATATGATTGCATGGAGTACAGTCGTATAAAAGATTTAAGGGTATGCCTATGATTGAGACGTATGAAATTAATGAAGGAATAACCGTTGCTATGTGCTattttggtgttttattaatgttttatgGTACTTTCTTTGCTTTACAGCTTCTGGATGTGGTATTTGAGTCCTACTTTGATGGGCGGCTGTTCAAAAATAAGATATGGGTTGGGACTGTTGAAGGTCAATATTTATCCtgtctaaatttttatttatgaattttttttaaagaaaatatgtgTCAATTTAACTTCTGCAGGTCTTCCTGTTTACTTTATTGAACCTCATCACCCTGATAAGTTCTTCTGGAGGGCTCAATATTATGGGGAGCATGACGACTTCAAACGTTTTTCATATTTCAGCCGTGCTGCACTTGAGTTACTTCTTCGGGCTGGCAAGAGACCTGATATTATACATTGCCACGATTGGCAAACTGCATTCATTGtacgatgttttttttttttttttagaaaaagaaacatTTCATTGAATAGATGAGCATTCATTGTATGACTTTTAATGCCTGTTCATCATTCTATCTTTTGGCAACTGACTTTTAATTGCTTTTTAAGGCACCATTATATTGGGATTTGTATTACCCGAAAGGATTGAATTCTGCAAGAATATGTTTTACTTGCCACAACTTTGAGTATCAGGGAACTGCCCCTGCTTCAGATTTGGCTTCTTGCGGTCTTGATGTTGACCAGCTAAACAGACAAGACAGATTACAGGATAATTCTTCTCATGAAAGGATCAATCCTGTTAAGGTATCGTGTTCACAGACTGTCCTATCTCTTTATTTGTTGCGAAACTTTTATGATTGACACTGTTTTCCAGGGGGCAGTTGTGTTCTCTAACATTGTCACAACAGTATCACCTACCTATGCTCAAGAGGTGCGGAGAGCTGAGGTATGATTTGTATTAAAGATACCTCATATAAACAGAAATTTTAGGATGACCTTGACAATCACAGATTTTATCCGTTCATCGCTATGGTTTTTGCTTAACTATCATAAGGCATACAAAATTGTCTTTTGGTTTAAAGTTGTTAATCTTTTGAGGCACTGAGATTGACGTCCGTATGGGCTACAGGGAGGGCATGGTCTTCACGGAACGCTTAATTTTCATTCGAAAAAGTTCTTTGGCATTCTCAATGGAATTGATACTGATGTGTGGAATCCTACTACCGATTCATTTATCAAAGTCCAATATAATGCAAATGATCTTCAGGGGAAGGCAGAAAATAAAGACGCTATAAGAAGGCATCTGGGGTTGTCATCTAATGTCAGAAAACCTCTGGTAATTACATTTTTTGAGACAATGAATCATGTGATCGCTGCTttctgttttcaaatattttgcaATTCCCTTTTGTTTTCTGTTCAATCTAAGGATTTAATTGTGCTTCATTTTCTACATTGAGACTGACATAACAATACGTGAATATAATACATCATGATTATCTTTTCCCCTAGTGTTGGGTAAACAGGAGCTTCACTTCACCCTTTTGGAAATCGAGCTAATTATTTGATTACAGTTGTGGTGTGGGATTTACTAATTGTATTCGGCTCACCATTTTATGACCACTTCTGAATGTATATCAGATACTCTGATTCCATGCTTCCCGTCGTATGCAGCATATCATATTTATAGTTTCGCTTACCAAGACAGGACAAAATTATTGCAATAGTTTAGTAATTGAGATATGATAACAAATCTGCACTCAAGTTTCATTTCTGATTTTCCATGAAATGGTAGCAGTGACGTAGGCTGCATAATGAAATTGGAGTTTTGgtggatttaatttaaatatttgttttgcaATAGGTGGGTTGCATAACAAGATTGGTGCCTCAGAAGGGTATACATCTTATCAGGTACGCAATATACCGAACGTTGGAGATGGGAGGACAGTTTGTTCTTCTGGGTTCAAGCCCAGTTCCTCATATTCAGGTTATCTACTTGACTTATGTGCCTCatacaaaaaattaaacaaaattatttttctatttatgcgGGTGGCTATGTTCCGATCCTACAATTGTTTTTTCCCCTACGAAAATGTAAATACTCTTTTTGCTGGTTTCTGTCATTTGAGATTTTCTTGATCTGACCTTGACACAATGTTGCCCCTTCTATTTGATTTTCGTGCACCCACTCATGTAATTAAAATTTCTCTTACCTTATTACGACTGCATTTTTGTCCATGCAGAGGGAATTTGAGGATATTGCGAATCATTTCCAGAGTCATGATCAAATTCGGTTGGTGTTGACTTATGATGAGTCTCTTTCTCATTGGATTTATGCAGGATCTGATATGTTGATAATACCATCTATCTTTGAGCCATGTGGCCTCACTCAGGTAAAAGGTTGCATATGTCGCCTAGTTTGAGCTTATTTTTAACTAGAAACAAAGAGGGTCGACCTAAGGGCTAGTGAATAATAATACATCAACCAAGTTAGAATGCGGTAACACTTTTTTGAGGCATTACAACAGTTTTACCTTCAACTTTTTCCCCCCTTCTTAGATGATTGCAATGCGATACGGTTGTATTCCTATTGTACGGAAAACTGGCGGGCTAAATGACAGGTGCATGACCTTATCTTGTAAAATCTCTACTTATTTGAGTTTCTTTCTTCAGAACTTTCGTGTTTTAATGATATCATTGTTCGCCATGTAGTGTCTTTGATGTTGACGATGAGACAATTCCTACCGAGCTTCGAAACGGATATGCATTTTTAACTCCTGATGAGCAGGTACCAGAACAGAAAACGAACTTGAGTGAGTGTTCTTTCATCATACGGCCTCTCACCgttgataacttgtatttaTTTTGACAGGGGTTGAATAATGCACTGGAACGTGCCTTTAGCCACTATTTAAATAACCCAGGTAGTTGGCAGCAGCTGGTTCAGAAAGTCATGGACGTAGATTTCAGCTGGGAAACTTCAGCTGCTCAGTATGAGGAACTTTATTCAAAGTCAGTAGCACGAGCAAGAGCAGTTGCCGCAGGTCGTGCGTAAGGAAACTAGTACTtccttttttatgttttttctggGCAATC
The nucleotide sequence above comes from Benincasa hispida cultivar B227 chromosome 3, ASM972705v1, whole genome shotgun sequence. Encoded proteins:
- the LOC120073338 gene encoding probable starch synthase 4, chloroplastic/amyloplastic isoform X2 — encoded protein: MVVVTRKVDTEGLKKGVQLEDLIGMIKNAEKNILLLNQARVRTLKDLEKILAEKEELQREINGLEMRLAETDARIELAAQEKVHEELLEDQFEKLQTQLNFSSGTEQSNGGMHGNLNNVPIDSLTKELHLLRSENVILKNDIQTLKEELCNVKNADQHLEFLEKERSVLESSLKDLESKLSTSQEDGSELSSLNAECMDLRKRVEDLQVLLDKATEQADQAILVLQQNQELQEKVEKLEESLEEANVFKLSSEKFQQDNELMQQKIDLLEDRLQSSDEELQSYIKLYQESVKEFQDTLDTIKEASKKTAIDEPVNDMPLEFWSRLLLLIDGWLLEEKISSDDAKLLKEMTWKRDARIYDAYMACKEKNELEAVALFLNLTSSPKRSGLYVIHIAAEMAPVAKVGGLGDVITGLSKALQRRGHLVEIVLPKYDCMEYSRIKDLRLLDVVFESYFDGRLFKNKIWVGTVEGLPVYFIEPHHPDKFFWRAQYYGEHDDFKRFSYFSRAALELLLRAGKRPDIIHCHDWQTAFIAPLYWDLYYPKGLNSARICFTCHNFEYQGTAPASDLASCGLDVDQLNRQDRLQDNSSHERINPVKGAVVFSNIVTTVSPTYAQEVRRAEGGHGLHGTLNFHSKKFFGILNGIDTDVWNPTTDSFIKVQYNANDLQGKAENKDAIRRHLGLSSNVRKPLVGCITRLVPQKGIHLIRYAIYRTLEMGGQFVLLGSSPVPHIQREFEDIANHFQSHDQIRLVLTYDESLSHWIYAGSDMLIIPSIFEPCGLTQMIAMRYGCIPIVRKTGGLNDSVFDVDDETIPTELRNGYAFLTPDEQGLNNALERAFSHYLNNPGSWQQLVQKVMDVDFSWETSAAQYEELYSKSVARARAVAAGRA
- the LOC120073338 gene encoding probable starch synthase 4, chloroplastic/amyloplastic isoform X1 — protein: MAMKLSTLFLSSGFGSLNGKVLDKPQFPYSSRCLLNASCKMRPRRLSSRHKRKHLKKASYEHLSVHANFNPNDDEESGTENVVEGVPILNQESLSSAVFNTSSAVQHDTEKETRKVDTEGLKKGVQLEDLIGMIKNAEKNILLLNQARVRTLKDLEKILAEKEELQREINGLEMRLAETDARIELAAQEKVHEELLEDQFEKLQTQLNFSSGTEQSNGGMHGNLNNVPIDSLTKELHLLRSENVILKNDIQTLKEELCNVKNADQHLEFLEKERSVLESSLKDLESKLSTSQEDGSELSSLNAECMDLRKRVEDLQVLLDKATEQADQAILVLQQNQELQEKVEKLEESLEEANVFKLSSEKFQQDNELMQQKIDLLEDRLQSSDEELQSYIKLYQESVKEFQDTLDTIKEASKKTAIDEPVNDMPLEFWSRLLLLIDGWLLEEKISSDDAKLLKEMTWKRDARIYDAYMACKEKNELEAVALFLNLTSSPKRSGLYVIHIAAEMAPVAKVGGLGDVITGLSKALQRRGHLVEIVLPKYDCMEYSRIKDLRLLDVVFESYFDGRLFKNKIWVGTVEGLPVYFIEPHHPDKFFWRAQYYGEHDDFKRFSYFSRAALELLLRAGKRPDIIHCHDWQTAFIAPLYWDLYYPKGLNSARICFTCHNFEYQGTAPASDLASCGLDVDQLNRQDRLQDNSSHERINPVKGAVVFSNIVTTVSPTYAQEVRRAEGGHGLHGTLNFHSKKFFGILNGIDTDVWNPTTDSFIKVQYNANDLQGKAENKDAIRRHLGLSSNVRKPLVGCITRLVPQKGIHLIRYAIYRTLEMGGQFVLLGSSPVPHIQREFEDIANHFQSHDQIRLVLTYDESLSHWIYAGSDMLIIPSIFEPCGLTQMIAMRYGCIPIVRKTGGLNDSVFDVDDETIPTELRNGYAFLTPDEQGLNNALERAFSHYLNNPGSWQQLVQKVMDVDFSWETSAAQYEELYSKSVARARAVAAGRA